A stretch of the Saccharolobus caldissimus genome encodes the following:
- a CDS encoding PaREP1 family protein, whose translation MEEKLISPKIDRKAYIKARIIETLDDIDIAIHMWIAGRSRNSAGKVFSAVKALLSALVTKNLDRLPNSDWYVKRGYNAPTHSLKGISMDLVKLGYTQVESITDKAFLLHDYQYNGFDPDFSKYKKKEEVLHDIVIVSNFILDHIKEWFKEEWDNDLDNVYNIVLSDMKKLG comes from the coding sequence ATGGAAGAAAAATTAATTTCACCTAAGATTGATAGAAAGGCTTACATTAAGGCTAGAATTATTGAAACCTTAGATGATATAGACATAGCAATACACATGTGGATAGCAGGAAGAAGTAGAAATTCTGCAGGCAAAGTCTTCAGTGCAGTTAAAGCTCTATTATCAGCATTAGTAACTAAAAATCTTGACAGACTACCAAATAGCGATTGGTACGTAAAGAGGGGATATAATGCACCTACCCATTCGTTAAAAGGAATTTCCATGGATTTAGTTAAGTTAGGTTACACACAAGTTGAGAGCATAACTGACAAAGCCTTTCTTTTACATGACTATCAATATAATGGCTTTGACCCGGACTTTTCTAAATACAAAAAGAAGGAGGAAGTTTTGCACGATATAGTCATAGTGAGCAATTTCATTTTAGATCATATAAAAGAATGGTTTAAGGAAGAATGGGACAACGATTTAGATAACGTATATAATATAGTACTCTCTGATATGAAAAAATTAGGCTAA
- a CDS encoding PaREP1 family protein: MEELIKKAEEKGINVEDLIISALSREDPQEGIKLRLTLAEKYMKEAEEYLTKGDVVQSSEKAYKVAEEIVKAFAEKFNLAEYQQAVKEDRWHTYTLANAAAKLSSRLGDWIKTGWNSAYTLHVWGFHEAKLDMDSVKNLLQDIKRMLEESKKILS, encoded by the coding sequence ATGGAGGAGCTAATAAAGAAGGCTGAGGAGAAAGGGATAAACGTTGAGGATTTAATAATTTCAGCTTTATCTAGAGAAGACCCTCAAGAAGGAATAAAACTTAGATTGACTTTAGCTGAAAAGTACATGAAAGAGGCTGAAGAATACCTAACTAAAGGTGACGTAGTTCAATCTTCAGAAAAAGCTTATAAGGTAGCTGAGGAGATAGTCAAGGCCTTTGCTGAGAAGTTTAATTTAGCTGAATATCAGCAGGCAGTAAAGGAAGATAGATGGCATACTTACACTTTAGCAAATGCTGCAGCAAAACTTTCCTCAAGATTAGGTGATTGGATTAAAACTGGGTGGAATTCAGCTTATACACTTCACGTATGGGGATTTCATGAAGCTAAGTTAGATATGGATAGTGTAAAAAACTTATTACAAGACATTAAAAGAATGCTAGAAGAAAGTAAAAAGATATTATCTTAG